In Bos indicus x Bos taurus breed Angus x Brahman F1 hybrid chromosome 1, Bos_hybrid_MaternalHap_v2.0, whole genome shotgun sequence, a single window of DNA contains:
- the NFKBIZ gene encoding NF-kappa-B inhibitor zeta produces MIVDKLLDDSRGGEGLLDAAGDCGLMTSPLNLAYFYGASPPAAAPGACDGGCSASGPSAPGSPGSDSSDFSSASSVSSCGAVESRPRGGARAERLQVEPHMGVVRQQRGPFQGVRVKNSVKELLLHIRSHKQKASGQAVDDFKTQSVNREQFTELKNTVSYSGKRKGSDSLSDGPACKRSALLHTQFLTPPQTPTPAESMEDVHHNESKQDSCADLLQNIINIKNECSPVSLNTVQVSWMSPGEVPQGSPHEQCQDLHRGQVFSPPQKYQPFQVSSSPHMMDQASMYQYSPQNQSVQPPPQHYTHNPALEYSPYSRTSQSPSYEPHLFGREPQFCPDQSFAPLLSDPRQSENIAVPPQTAPSVQQQIDTHLQNFSLMPPDTCEALARPDASSTPLSTPLPFPNLGGNPMSTTQLGKSFFQWQVEQEENKLANISQDQFLSKDADGDTFLHIAVAQGRRALSYVLARKMNALHMLDIKEHNGQSAFQVAVAANQHLIVQDLVTLGAQVNTTDCWGRTPLHVCAEKGHSQVLQAIQKGAAGSNQFVDLEATNYDGLTPLHCAVLAHNAVVHELQRNQQPHSPEVQELLLKNKSLVDTIKCLIQMGAAVEAKDRKSGRTALHLAAEEANLELIRLFLELPSCLSFVNAKAYNGNTALHVAASLQYRVTQLDAVRLLMRKGADPSTRNLENEQPVHLVPDGPVGEQIRRILKGKSIQQRAPPY; encoded by the exons ATGATTGTGGACAAGCTGCTGGACGACAGCCGCGGCGGAGAGGGGCTGCTGGACGCGGCCGGCGACTGCGGCCTCATGACCAGCCCGCTCAACCTGGCCTACTTCTATGGCGCGtcgccgcccgccgccgcccccggcgCCTGCGACGGGGGCTGCTCGGCGTCTGGGCCCTCGGCGCCAGGCTCGCCCGGCTCCGACTCCTCCGACTTCTCCTCCGCCTCGTCCGTGTCCTCCTGCGGGGCGGTCGAGTCCCGGCCGAGAGGCGGCGCCCGTGCTGAGCGGCTGCAAG TTGAGCCCCATATGGGAGTTGTAAGGCAGCAGAGAGGACCCTTTCAAGGTGTTCGTGTGAAGAACTCGGTGAAGGAACTCCTATTGCACATCCGAAGTCATAAACAGAAGGCTTCCGGACAAGCTGTCGATGATTTTAAG acaCAAAGTGTGAACAGAGAGCAATTCACAG AATTGAAGAACACAGTATCATATAGTGGGAAAAGGAAAGGCTCTGATTCACTGTCTGATGGACCAGCTTGCAAAAGATCAGCTTTATTACATACCCAGTTTTTG acACCGCCTCAAACACCCACACCCGCGGAGAGCATGGAAGATGTCCATCACAATGAATCCAAACAGGACAGCTGTGCCGATCTGCTTCAGAACATTATCAACATTAAGAATGAATGCAGCCCGGTTTCCCTGAACACTGTGCAAGTTAGCTGGATGAGCCCTGGGGAGGTCCCTCAGGGCTCCCCCCACGAGCAGTGTCAGGACCTCCACAGAGGGCAGGTCTTCTCTCCACCTCAGAAATACCAGCCCTTCCAAGTCAGCAGCTCCCCACACATGATGGATCAGGCTTCCATGTACCAGTATTCACCACAGAATCAGAGCGTGCAGCCACCGCCACAGCACTACACCCACAATCCAGCCCTGGAATACAGCCCTTATTCCAGAACTTCCCAGTCCCCCAGCTATGAGCCACACTTGTTTGGTCGAGAACCACAGTTCTGCCCGGACCAGAGTTTTGCACCCCTTTTAAGTGATCCCCGGCAATCTGAGAATATTGCTGTTCCCCCTCAGACTGCTCCCAGTGTTCAGCAGCAAATTGACACCCACCTACAGAACTTCAGCCTGATGCCACCAGATACCTGTGAGGCCCTGGCAAGGCCAGATGCAAGCTCTACCCCTTTAAGCACACCGCTGCCCTTCCCGAACCTTGGCGGAAATCCAATGAGCACCACACAGTTAGGGAAATCATTTTTTCAGTGGCAAGTAgagcaggaagaaaacaaattgGCGAATATCTCCCAAGACCAGTTTCTTTCAAAGGATGCAGATGGTGACAC GTTCCTGCATATTGCTGTTGCCCAAGGGAGAAGGGCACTTTCCTATGTCCTTGCAAGAAAGATGAATGCGCTTCACATGCTAGATATTAAAGAACATAATGGACAG AGTGCCTTCCAGGTGGCCGTGGCTGCCAATCAGCACCTCATCGTGCAGGATCTAGTGACCCTCGGGGCCCAGGTGAACACCACTGACTGCTGGGGAAGAACGCCCCTTCATGTGTGTGCGGAGAAGGGCCACTCCCAGGTGCTTCAG GCAATTCAGAAGGGAGCAGCGGGGAGCAACCAGTTTGTGGACTTGGAGGCAACTAACTATGATG GCCTGACCCCTCTACACTGTGCAGTCTTGGCCCATAATGCTGTGGTGCATGAACTCCAGAGAAATCAACAGCCCCATTCACCTGAAGTTCAGGAGCTTTTGCTGAAGAATAAAAGTCTAGTTGATACAATTAAGTGTCTGATTCAAATGGGAGCAGCAGTGGAAGCTAAG GATCGTAAAAGTGGCCGTACAGCCCTGCATCTGGCAGCTGAAGAAGCAAACCTGGAACTCATCCGCCTCTTTTTGGAACTGCCCAGTTGCCTGTCTTTTGTGAACGCAAAG GCTTACAATGGAAACACCGCCCTCCATGTTGCTGCCAGCCTGCAATATCGGGTGACGCAGTTGGATGCAGTCCGCCTGTTGATGAGGAAGGGAGCAGACCCAAGTACTCGGAACTTGGAGAACGAACAGCCAGTGCATTTGGTTCCTGATGGCCCTGTGGGAGAGCAG ATCCGACGTATCCTGAAGGGAAAGTCCATTCAGCAGAGAGCTCCACCGTATTAG